In Gemmatimonadaceae bacterium, the following are encoded in one genomic region:
- a CDS encoding amidohydrolase family protein yields MLSSTRRHATCALLLPLLALTPLPAQTAAAPVVLRAGRVIDGTGQVLNTVDIIVRDGRIAAINPARGPLPANGIDLRQRTVLPGLIDTHVHLGWYINAANRLHTDDDGDSPGMQALQQAGNAWATLRAGFTTVQSIGEADNAALRDAIARGSIPGPRVLTSLGSMSERTGGGTPDSLRAAVRRFKAAGADVIKIFASKSIRDGGAATMSDEQLAAACGESTAQGLRSVVHAHSAKAVRRAARNGCTQVEHGVFTDDSTRATLVQHGTFFDPQCGLVFRNYLDNKPRFEGIGNYNATGFASMEQAIPLAEAGVGAASRLPALRLVFGTDAVAGAHGRNAEELVCRVQRGGQPAMDALVSATSRAAESLRLEREIGRIAVGYAADIIATDGDPVADIGATRRVTFVMRNGIVYRNDGGSVTRR; encoded by the coding sequence ATGCTCTCATCCACCCGTCGCCATGCAACCTGCGCGCTCCTGCTCCCGCTGCTGGCGCTCACGCCGCTGCCGGCGCAGACGGCGGCGGCACCGGTGGTGCTGCGCGCCGGCCGCGTGATCGATGGCACCGGCCAGGTCCTGAATACCGTGGACATTATCGTGCGGGATGGTCGCATCGCCGCCATCAACCCGGCCCGCGGTCCGCTCCCAGCCAATGGGATCGACCTGCGCCAGCGCACCGTCCTGCCCGGCCTGATCGACACCCACGTGCACCTGGGCTGGTACATCAATGCCGCGAACCGCCTGCACACCGACGACGACGGCGATTCCCCGGGCATGCAGGCGCTGCAGCAGGCCGGCAACGCCTGGGCCACGCTGCGCGCGGGGTTCACCACCGTGCAGAGCATCGGCGAGGCCGACAACGCCGCGCTCCGTGACGCGATCGCCCGCGGCAGCATCCCGGGACCGCGGGTGCTCACGAGCCTCGGCTCGATGAGTGAACGCACCGGCGGCGGCACGCCGGACTCGCTGCGCGCCGCCGTGCGCCGGTTCAAGGCGGCCGGCGCCGACGTCATCAAGATCTTCGCCTCGAAATCCATCCGGGATGGCGGCGCCGCCACCATGAGCGACGAACAGCTCGCGGCCGCCTGCGGCGAATCGACGGCGCAGGGGCTGCGCTCGGTGGTGCATGCCCATTCCGCCAAGGCGGTGCGCCGCGCCGCCCGCAACGGCTGCACGCAGGTGGAGCATGGCGTCTTCACCGACGACTCGACACGCGCCACCCTGGTGCAGCACGGCACCTTCTTCGATCCGCAGTGCGGCCTGGTCTTCCGCAACTACCTCGACAACAAGCCGCGCTTCGAGGGCATCGGCAACTACAACGCCACCGGCTTCGCCTCGATGGAGCAGGCCATCCCGCTCGCCGAGGCGGGTGTCGGTGCTGCCAGCCGCCTCCCGGCGCTGCGGCTCGTCTTCGGCACCGACGCCGTGGCCGGTGCCCACGGACGCAATGCCGAGGAACTGGTGTGCCGCGTGCAGCGCGGAGGGCAGCCGGCCATGGACGCGCTGGTGTCGGCCACCAGCCGGGCCGCCGAGTCGCTGCGCCTGGAGCGGGAGATCGGGCGTATCGCCGTGGGGTACGCCGCCGACATCATCGCCACCGATGGTGACCCGGTCGCCGACATCGGGGCCACGCGGCGCGTGACGTTCGTGATGCGCAACGGCATCGTCTATCGCAACGACGGCGGGAGCGTCACGCGACGCTGA